The proteins below come from a single Bombyx mori chromosome 7, ASM3026992v2 genomic window:
- the LOC101743258 gene encoding Bardet-Biedl syndrome 5 protein homolog — protein MSKAKSGAVWEDREVLFDLPFAYLKLRPGEKIFDRIEPIEDTKGNSGVKGRMVVTSLRIIWHSLASPRINMSIGLNCLLSTSTKVVNSGLRGTTQALHALAAYRTNRYEFIFTNLSPNCVRHYTSVVGVHKAYINSRLYRDLKLRGAIIHNKQLRMVPQEKILLNEHSIWNLSSDSGNLGTMLVTNIRVVWYADVNEAFNVSMPYITIDSISVRASKFGEALVFVIRQTSGGYVLGFRADPRDRLPPLLSELQTLHRAYTEKPIFGVEINWENEAPTTINDEIEELEEIGEPRGEMGPSLYMASQLAKHQEGKDVQPVYSPYLGLAIEPLKEGFTLKSLFEVQSTT, from the exons ATGTCGAAGGCTAAATCCGGTGCCGTTTGGGAAGACAGGGAAGTACTATTCGATCTGCCTTTCGC GTACTTAAAACTACGTCCAGGAGAGAAAATCTTCGACAGAATAGAGCCTATTGAGGATACGAAAGGGAACAGCGGTGTCAAAGGACGAATGGTCGTCACGAGTCTCAGGATTATATGGCACTCGTTGGCATCGCCCAGAATTAATATGT CTATTGGCTTGAACTGTCTCCTCTCGACGAGCACCAAGGTCGTGAACTCTGGTCTCCGTGGAACGACACAGGCTCTGCACGCGTTGGCAGCGTACCGAACTAACAGATACGAATTTATCTTCACGAATTTGTCGCCGAACTGCGTCCGCCATTACACCTCTGTTGTCGGAGTTCACAA AGCTTACATCAATTCGAGATTGTACAGAGATCTGAAGCTGCGTGGGGCGATCATACATAACAAACAACTGAGAATGGTGCCTCAGGAAAAG ATTCTGCTTAACGAACACAGTATCTGGAATCTGTCTAGCGACTCCGGGAATCTTGGCACGATGCTGGTAACGAATATCAGAGTTGTATGGTACGCTGACGTGAACGAGGCTTTCAACGTGTCCATGCCGTACATAACTATTGATAGC ATTTCAGTCAGAGCATCGAAATTCGGCGAGGCCTTAGTGTTCGTCATCAGACAAACATCGGGAGGTTATGTGCTCGGTTTCCGGGCGGACCCGCGGGATCGGCTGCCTCCATTGCTGTCTGAACTCCAAACACTCCATCGAGCTTATACCGAGAAACCCATATTTGGGGTCGAAATTAACTGGGAGAATGAG GCTCCAACTACAATCAATGATGAGATTGAAGAGCTAGAAGAGATAGGAGAACCTCGAGGGGAGATGGGGCCAAGTTTATATATGGCATCTCAATTGGCCAAACATCAAGAAGGCAAGGACGTTCAGCCAGTTTACAGCCCGTATTTAGGACTCGCTATAGAACCATTGAAAGAAGGTTTTACCCTCAAAAGCTTGTTTGAAGttcaaagtacaacttaa
- the LOC101746757 gene encoding uncharacterized protein LOC101746757 isoform X2: MNNQSAAGLRRSAVAERIRLREEWSALKGTQNQLQSRKDCESIAKQKKTHNWTSKVRSVKNNVGIVGKENKNSEIPMTSEALRGIVALVEVGSASKALALRAALTALGASVMPKWSPLVTHLIWSQGGCRSVRRRARALACRLVSPMWVEACATAARRIPETTFPAAARQSDIPSPRTLRQLLKKAEMENVSIMDLLSDKEEREAKQLRFRVSTDSEANSSGDVTVNTSRDQSNDTIDLGTRVNTAPRRALPASASISPRPPVRSRRKLFTQKEPEAESSTDAESDNENKDRQNKTSKKLTQKDRNGLAQAERMARKMLGQRTDITSARSDAEYRIVLTGMNRDERHEVVECVRALGGRVLSRVNRTTTHVLLGSCRAAPHATDAVSDLPQKARTLNSLEGAARGCRVLAARWARDSAAAGRWLHHAAYEVPHLKKISQKARLERAALGKRRSEYAYDVFSGMRVHVSAGDAQEGPAARLLALCGAELCPAAADADLAVGAGAGTVACKWVFDSVAAARMRTVRRYIN, from the exons atgaacaaccAAAGTGCAGCCGGTCTG AGACGGTCAGCCGTAGCAGAAAGGATACGTCTCAGAGAGGAATGGTCAGCACTTAAAGGAACACAGAATCAATTACAAAGTCGAAAAGATTGTGAAAGTATTgcaaaacagaaaaaaactCATAACTGGACCAGTAAAGTGAGATCCGTTAAAAACAATGTCGGAATTGTGGGAAAAGAAAAT aAGAACTCTGAAATACCAATGACGAGTGAAGCATTACGAGGAATAGTGGCATTAGTGGAAGTGGGATCTGCGTCTAAAGCTCTTGCACTTAGAGCTGCCCTCACCGCTCTGGGTGCTTCTGTGATGCCGAAATGGAGTCCCCTTGTCACTCATTTAATTTGGTCTCAAG GTGGATGTCGGTCAGTCCGCAGGCGGGCTCGAGCCTTGGCCTGCAGATTAGTGTCCCCGATGTGGGTGGAGGCCTGCGCCACTGCAGCCCGCCGGATTCCGGAGACGACCTTCCCGGCAGCGGCCAGACAATCTGACATACCCTCACCTAGGACCCTCAGGCAATTGCTG AAAAAAGCAGAAATGGAGAATGTCTCCATAATGGACCTCCTATCGGATAAAGAAGAAAGGGAAGCTAAGCAATTAAGGTTCCGTGTCTCCACCGACTCCGAGGCGAATTCCAGCGGTGACGTCACTGTTAATACGTCACGCGATCAATCTAATGACACCATAG atTTAGGAACCCGCGTGAACACGGCTCCCCGCAGAGCCTTGCCTGCCTCCGCGTCGATAAGTCCCCGACCTCCCGTCAGGTCCAGGAGGAAACTCTTCACGCAGAAGGAGCCTGAAGCAGAGAGCTCCACTGACGCGGAGTCAGACAACG AAAACAAGGATAGGCAAAACAAAACAAGTAAAAAGCTTACCCAAAAAGATCGGAATGGCTTAGCTCAAGCCGAGCGCATGGCGAGGAAGATGCTCGGCCAGCGCACAGACATCACCAGCGCCAGAAGCGACGCAGAATATAGAATT GTGCTAACGGGCATGAACCGCGACGAAAGACACGAGGTAGTGGAGTGTGTCCGCGCGCTGGGCGGGCGCGTGCTGAGCCGCGTCAACCGGACCACGACGCACGTGCTGCTCGGCTCGTGCCGTGCCGCCCCGCATGCAACAGACGCCGTGTCAG ACTTGCCGCAAAAGGCTCGCACCCTGAACTCGTTGGAGGGGGCGGCGCGCGGGTGCCGCGTGCTGGCGGCGCGCTGGGCCCGGGACTCCGCGGCCGCCGGGCGCTGGTTGCACCACGCCGCCTACGAGGTGCCGCATCTCAAGAAAATATCGCAG AAGGCGCGGTTGGAGCGCGCAGCCCTCGGGAAGCGGAGGTCCGAGTACGCTTACGACGTGTTCAGCGGCATGCGCGTGCACGTGTCCGCGGGCGACGCGCAGGAGGGCCCGGCCGCGCGGCTGCTGGCGCTGTGCGGCGCCGAGCTGTGCCCCGCCGCGGCGGACGCGGACCTGGCGGTGGGCGCGGGCGCCGGCACCGTCGCCTGCAAGTGGGTCTTCGACAGCGTAGCCGCCGCCAGGATGAGGACCGTGAGGCGGTACATCAACTAA
- the LOC101746757 gene encoding uncharacterized protein LOC101746757 isoform X1, translating into MNNQSAAGLRRSAVAERIRLREEWSALKGTQNQLQSRKDCESIAKQKKTHNWTSKVRSVKNNVGIVGKENKNSEIPMTSEALRGIVALVEVGSASKALALRAALTALGASVMPKWSPLVTHLIWSQGGCRSVRRRARALACRLVSPMWVEACATAARRIPETTFPAAARQSDIPSPRTLRQLLKKAEMENVSIMDLLSDKEEREAKQLRFRVSTDSEANSSGDVTVNTSRDQSNDTIDLGTRVNTAPRRALPASASISPRPPVRSRRKLFTQKEPEAESSTDAESDNENKDRQNKTSKKLTQKDRNGLAQAERMARKMLGQRTDITSARSDAEYRIVLTGMNRDERHEVVECVRALGGRVLSRVNRTTTHVLLGSCRAAPHATDAVSGVAPHTQNPDSQNVNVDLPQKARTLNSLEGAARGCRVLAARWARDSAAAGRWLHHAAYEVPHLKKISQKARLERAALGKRRSEYAYDVFSGMRVHVSAGDAQEGPAARLLALCGAELCPAAADADLAVGAGAGTVACKWVFDSVAAARMRTVRRYIN; encoded by the exons atgaacaaccAAAGTGCAGCCGGTCTG AGACGGTCAGCCGTAGCAGAAAGGATACGTCTCAGAGAGGAATGGTCAGCACTTAAAGGAACACAGAATCAATTACAAAGTCGAAAAGATTGTGAAAGTATTgcaaaacagaaaaaaactCATAACTGGACCAGTAAAGTGAGATCCGTTAAAAACAATGTCGGAATTGTGGGAAAAGAAAAT aAGAACTCTGAAATACCAATGACGAGTGAAGCATTACGAGGAATAGTGGCATTAGTGGAAGTGGGATCTGCGTCTAAAGCTCTTGCACTTAGAGCTGCCCTCACCGCTCTGGGTGCTTCTGTGATGCCGAAATGGAGTCCCCTTGTCACTCATTTAATTTGGTCTCAAG GTGGATGTCGGTCAGTCCGCAGGCGGGCTCGAGCCTTGGCCTGCAGATTAGTGTCCCCGATGTGGGTGGAGGCCTGCGCCACTGCAGCCCGCCGGATTCCGGAGACGACCTTCCCGGCAGCGGCCAGACAATCTGACATACCCTCACCTAGGACCCTCAGGCAATTGCTG AAAAAAGCAGAAATGGAGAATGTCTCCATAATGGACCTCCTATCGGATAAAGAAGAAAGGGAAGCTAAGCAATTAAGGTTCCGTGTCTCCACCGACTCCGAGGCGAATTCCAGCGGTGACGTCACTGTTAATACGTCACGCGATCAATCTAATGACACCATAG atTTAGGAACCCGCGTGAACACGGCTCCCCGCAGAGCCTTGCCTGCCTCCGCGTCGATAAGTCCCCGACCTCCCGTCAGGTCCAGGAGGAAACTCTTCACGCAGAAGGAGCCTGAAGCAGAGAGCTCCACTGACGCGGAGTCAGACAACG AAAACAAGGATAGGCAAAACAAAACAAGTAAAAAGCTTACCCAAAAAGATCGGAATGGCTTAGCTCAAGCCGAGCGCATGGCGAGGAAGATGCTCGGCCAGCGCACAGACATCACCAGCGCCAGAAGCGACGCAGAATATAGAATT GTGCTAACGGGCATGAACCGCGACGAAAGACACGAGGTAGTGGAGTGTGTCCGCGCGCTGGGCGGGCGCGTGCTGAGCCGCGTCAACCGGACCACGACGCACGTGCTGCTCGGCTCGTGCCGTGCCGCCCCGCATGCAACAGACGCCGTGTCAG GTGTGGCGCCGCATACGCAGAACCCAGATTCCCAGAACGTGAATGTAGACTTGCCGCAAAAGGCTCGCACCCTGAACTCGTTGGAGGGGGCGGCGCGCGGGTGCCGCGTGCTGGCGGCGCGCTGGGCCCGGGACTCCGCGGCCGCCGGGCGCTGGTTGCACCACGCCGCCTACGAGGTGCCGCATCTCAAGAAAATATCGCAG AAGGCGCGGTTGGAGCGCGCAGCCCTCGGGAAGCGGAGGTCCGAGTACGCTTACGACGTGTTCAGCGGCATGCGCGTGCACGTGTCCGCGGGCGACGCGCAGGAGGGCCCGGCCGCGCGGCTGCTGGCGCTGTGCGGCGCCGAGCTGTGCCCCGCCGCGGCGGACGCGGACCTGGCGGTGGGCGCGGGCGCCGGCACCGTCGCCTGCAAGTGGGTCTTCGACAGCGTAGCCGCCGCCAGGATGAGGACCGTGAGGCGGTACATCAACTAA